The DNA region CATGCAGAAATAGGCGATGAGCGGCTCCGACTTGGCGGGGGCGTTCATGTAGTTGCGAAAATCGGTATGCACCCGCTTCATGCGCGTGGTGAAGTCTTTGTTTGCCAGCAACTCTTGCGCTTTCACGCTGCCCAATTCTTCCAACAAAGCGACGGGGTTGAAGTTGAGGGCTTCGAATTTTTGCGGGTCAATGCTTTTGAACAAGTCTATCGCATCGTGATTCCACGACCACCACAGGTTTTGCGAAAGTTCGGCGAGTGGGGCGAGGCCATCGGGGAGTTTGGGTTCGATATAGATGCGTTTGAGCTTGGCGCCTTTTTGCGTCAGATTCCCAACCATGATTTGTTTTATGTTGAATGTTTGAATGCTGTTTTTGGGCAAGACGGCTACCATCACAGCAACCTCACAGGGCCTTGCTTAGTGCGAAGGTAGGTCTTTTTGGAAACTTCGTGTGGATTTGACTGTAAGCCGAACCGGAAAAGATTAGGCAGGATGAGGGTTGCTCGGCAACAATTTTTGCAATCGCAAGCGAATCATACACTTGCAAGGTGAATCAGCGGGCAGGGGGGAGGCGTATTTTTTTATTGGCAAAATGCAGGACATCAGCCTTTACTCACTCTTGAGCGACTGCGCTGGGTTGACCAAAGCGGTTCGCACGCCTTGATAGCTCACCGTGAAAAGGGCCACCAACAGTGCCAAAATGCCTGCCAAGGCAAACATCCACCACGCCAACTCTATGCGATACTCGAATCGTAGCAGGAGTTTTTGCATGGCCCAGAAAGCCAATGGCGAAGCCATCGCAAAAGCAAGTAGCACGGGTTTGAGGAAATCTTTGGAGAGGAGAAGCCATACGCTGGCTACGGTGGCACCCAACACTTTGCGGATGCCGATTTCCTTGGTGCGCCGCTCTGCAACGAAGGCCGATAGCCCAAACAGGCCGAGGCAGCTGATGAATATGGCCAAGCCACCAAATACGTTGCCCAACTGCCCCACAGAGCGAATCTCGTCGAAGCTTTTTTGGTATTCCTCTTTTGCAAAGCGAAACTCAAATGGATACGCGGGGTTGTGTTTTTTCACGGCCTGCTCAATTTGAGTGAGGATGGCACGCCAGTTTTCATTGTTCTGGACGCGCACGAAAAAGAAGTCTAACCCCTCTTTGCCGAGAAATATCGCCATAGGCATGGGGGAGGAGAAGGGGTCGTTGTACACAAAGTCCTCTACCACACCCACAACGGTCATAGTGGTATCGAAGAAAATGGTGCTACCCACGACCGGTGACGAAAGGCCCATACGTCGCACGGCGGTTTCGTTGAGCAGACAGGCTAATGTGTCAGCACCAAACTCGGGGCTGAAGTCGCGCCCTTCCACTAGCTTGAGGCCGTTGGTTTTTGTCCAGTCGTGCGCCACCCATGTGATGGAGACAAGAAAATCCTGGTCGTCGGTTTTGCCCGGCCATCCGATGCCCGAGGTGTTGCTCCCGAACAGAATCATATCGTTCGAGCCTGCCGACACACTTTTCACGCCGGGTATCTGAGTCAGGTCGTTTTTCAGTACCTCGAATTTTTTGCCCATGTCACCTCTTGCGGGAATGGTGATGAGGTTTTCCGCTTCGTAGCCGAGCGGACGATTTTGCGCGTGTTCTATTTGCCTAAACACCACGATAGTGCTGATAATCAAAAAAATGGAAATGACAAATTGAAATGCCACCAAGCCTTTTCGCAACAACCCGTTGCCGCGTGCCCCAGTCCACAGTAATGTGGTAATGGGGCCTTTGAGCACTTTGACCGGCTGAAATCTGCTCAAATAAATCGCCGGATAACTACCTGCTATCACCCCTGCCACTAGGCCCAACGCAAGTATTGCCGACCAAAGTTGCCAGTTGGTAAAATCAAAGACAAGGCTTTTTTCAAAAAAATGGTTGAAGGCAGGAAGCGCCAGCATCACCAACAACACGCCTAATGCAAGGGCGAAAAAAGTCATCACGAGTGCCTCGCTCAAAAATTGGCCGATGATGAGCGTGCGTTGTGCCCCCATTACTTTGCGCACCCCCACCTCGCGCGCTCGACGTTCAGAGCGGGCGGTGGCAAGGTTCATGAAATTGACACAGGCTATAAGCAGTACAAACGCGCCGATGATGCCGAGCATTACCATTGTGTCTATGCGCCCAC from Saprospiraceae bacterium includes:
- a CDS encoding ABC transporter permease, with the protein product MLPSYLKFALRALRKNRLYSFLNIAGLAVGLAAGILVMLWVADEFCYDKFHANLPNVHLILQNQTQGGVTYTFEALPGPLADALRTEIPEIKRAVRFSWPRQHLFNYGENGFYERGYYAEPDFFEVLTFPALKGDPAAALKDAGAVVISERTAKKLFGEEEPIGKIVRHNNVRDLRVAAVIGDVPNSSSLQFDVVLPFRIFEKENASWMSSWDNNSLPTWVELNPGTDVAALNVKLENFVQGKMPDAVAHIFAYPLSKWRLWGKFVEGKQSGGRIDTMVMLGIIGAFVLLIACVNFMNLATARSERRAREVGVRKVMGAQRTLIIGQFLSEALVMTFFALALGVLLVMLALPAFNHFFEKSLVFDFTNWQLWSAILALGLVAGVIAGSYPAIYLSRFQPVKVLKGPITTLLWTGARGNGLLRKGLVAFQFVISIFLIISTIVVFRQIEHAQNRPLGYEAENLITIPARGDMGKKFEVLKNDLTQIPGVKSVSAGSNDMILFGSNTSGIGWPGKTDDQDFLVSITWVAHDWTKTNGLKLVEGRDFSPEFGADTLACLLNETAVRRMGLSSPVVGSTIFFDTTMTVVGVVEDFVYNDPFSSPMPMAIFLGKEGLDFFFVRVQNNENWRAILTQIEQAVKKHNPAYPFEFRFAKEEYQKSFDEIRSVGQLGNVFGGLAIFISCLGLFGLSAFVAERRTKEIGIRKVLGATVASVWLLLSKDFLKPVLLAFAMASPLAFWAMQKLLLRFEYRIELAWWMFALAGILALLVALFTVSYQGVRTALVNPAQSLKSE